The Cystobacter fuscus DSM 2262 sequence CCAGGGATGGAGAGCGCCGCGCTCGCGATCCGGGCGCCGAGGCTCTTGTTGCCGTTGAGCTTGACGTGGGTGAAGAGCACCTTCGCGACGTCGACGCCCTCCGGACGCGCCTGGACCGGCCAGAGCCGGGCGCGCGCGAGCGCGGGGCTCTCGAGCAATTCGAGGGACGGGTCCTCGACGCCGGCGACCAATGTGGGCGTCTTGCCTTGCACCGTGAACCGCGCGCGCGCGGCCTCGTCGGTCGTGAGCCGGGCGCTCCCCGACAGCCGGACGACGTGCGTGGCGCCGGGAATCAGCAGCAGGGCGGCCATGCGCGGCTGGGTGACGATGTTGCGGAAGCTGTCCACCCGGCGGTTGCCCGGACGGTCCGCGAACCAGACCCGGCCCGCCTCGACGCTCGCCATCGAGCCGGCCGGGTCGCCCCGGGGGCTGAGGTCGGCGCGCCCCTGGGCGTCGAGCGTCGCCAGCGCCATGAAACGGCTGGCGGACACGAAGGCCGCGGCGTCCGGGGGGGAGGCCACGCCGGGCGAAGCCGCCCAGAAGTCCGAGCGGAGCAGCGCCTTGGCGCAGTGGCCGTAACACTCCTCGACCGTGACGCGCAGCTCGCCCCCGCTCACCTGTGCCACCCGGCCGTTGACGCGCAGGGTCTCGCCGGTGCTCGGCAGCAGGAACAGCGAGCCGAAACCCACCCCCGGCCGGGCCCCCGTCGCATCGTCGAGCACCGCGAGCGGCAGCCGCAGCTCGTGGGCCGTGCCTCCGGCGAAACCCGGAGCCCCGCCGCCGAGGGTGACCTGGAGGCGGGAGCCCTCCCCGAATCCGGCGAACATCACCGGAGCGGCGGAGAGCCAGCGCAGCGCGCCTTCATCCAGATGATCGATGACCTTGAGATTCACCGCCGCGATCGCCTTGCCAATGCAGGCCTCCAGCGCGGCGAGTGTGGTGATGGTTTGTGTCTCCATGCCCCTCAACCTGACCGGATCGCCGCCTGACCGCATTGCGCAATCTGGTCAACTTGTTTCGAAATCCGGCCATGGGGCAGGATGAGGCTCCATGCGCCTCCAGGCCCCTCTCCCCCCCTCCGCCGACATGGACCCGGACGAGGTCGCCCGCCCGGTCCTGGCGGTTGGCCTGGAGCTGGTGACGGGGGGACTCGAGCTGGACGTCCATACCCACCGCAAGGCCCAGCTCTTCTACATGCGCCGGGGCGAGTTGACGTGCGAGGCGTCCAACGCCCTGTGGCTCGTCCCGCCCCAGTCCGCGCTGTGGATTCCCGGCGGCACGCCCCACCGCCTCAAGGGCCGGGCTCCCCTCGAGGGGCTCTCGCTGTTCGTGGAGCCCGAGGCGATCGCCACTCTGCCCCGGGAATGTTGCGCCGTGTCCGTCAGCCCACTGCTGCGTGAGCTGCTGTCGCGCGCCGAGGAACTGCCCCCGCTGTATCCACTCCACGGCCGCGAGTCCCGGCTGGTCACCGTACTGCTGGACGAACTGGCGGCGGCGCGCGTGGAGGAACTGCGACTGCCCATGCCCACGGATGCGCGGCTGCGGCGGCTCGCCGAGTGGCTCCTCGCCCATCCGGGCGACGGCGCGACCCTCCAGCAGTGCGCGAAGCGTGTGGGCCTGGGCGAGCGGACATTGAACCGTCTGCTCGTCCAGGACACGGGCATGAGCTTTGGCCGGTGGCGCCAGCGGCTGCACATCATCCTCGCCCTGCAATGGCTCACGCGGGGGGCGTCGGTGCAGAGTGTGGCGATCGATCTGGGCTACGAGAGCGCGAGCAGCTTCGTGACGATGTTCCGCAAGGCGCTCGGCACGTCGCCCGCGCGCTACATCACCCGTCGGCTCGAGTTCGCCCGAGCCGATGGGTGAGCGGACCCGCGGGGATGAGCGCTACTCCAGGCCAGACCGTACCTCGAAGGGGTGACCGGATCCTCCCTCGAAATGGGGATTTCGAAGAACCCTGGAAGCCTGTAGCTTACAGGGATTCCCTGGTTGCGACCGGTCATGGCCCCACCGTGACCGGAAGCCAGTCCCGTGTGTGTTCACCCCTTCCCCCGAACTCAATGAATATCAAGAACATCGGCGTTGCTGTCGGTCTTTCTCTGCTCTCGCTTTCCCCAATGGCGGAAGCCGCGGAAATCTTCCACAACACCGGGACCGTCTCTGGCTGGAACTCCATCAACAGGGAGCACAAGGGGTCTGTCACTGAGGTGACGAATGTCACCTACTCGGGCCCCACCGCCATCAAGGTGACGCAGATCTACGATGCCTCGTACAGCGGCCGTTACCACTCGGAGGTCGTGAAGAACAACGTGTACCGTCGCGGCGACACCGGCTTCTACGGCTTCGCGTTCCGGCTGCAGCCGGATTGGCAGTTCCAACCCCAGTCGTTCAACCTCGCGCAGTTCATCGCCGATTTCTCCAATACCGGCTGTGACGACTACATGCCGTCCAGCATGGTGTGGCTCTCGGGCAATCAGCTCTTCACGCGCGTGAAGCAGGGCTCGATCTGCAATCAAAAGACCGTCACGTTCGGTAACCTCGCCACCGTTACCGCCGGGGAGTGGCACAAGGTCGTGATCCAGGCGAAATGGGCGAGCGACGGCACCGGCTTCTACAAGCTCTGGTTTGACGGCAAGAAGGTCCTCGAGCAGTACAACCTGAACACCACGGTTTCCGATGACCGGTACTTCCAGTTCCGTGTCGGCCTCTACGCGAACGGCTGGCACGACAACGGGTACATGCAGGGCAGCCAGGGGACGCGCAGCATCTGGTTCGACGAGATTGGCGCGGGCACGACCTTCGCCGACGCCGACCCTGATCAGTGAGCACCGTGGCAGACTCCAACCTCCGTTCAATCAAGGTGACAATCATGTTCCAGAAGAAGTATTCAAGACCCTCCCTTCGTGCCGCGAGCGCGATTCTGTTCCTCGCGAATGCGTGCGCCCCGACGAGTGACGCGCCTGAAGGGCAAGACGTCGCGACAGAGACGGCTCCGAGCGCGTTGCTCGCCTCCGGCGTGAGTTTCAAGACGGTGCTCGGCGGCCGCTATGTGGGCGCTCAAAACAACGGCGGCGGCGCGGTCATCGCGACGGCGACCACCGCCCAGGATTGGGAGAAGTTCTCGATCGAGGACATCAACGGCGGGTCCCTCGAGAGTGGGGACAAGATCTTCATCATCGCGGGCTCTGGGCAGTATTTCCAGGCCGCCAACGGCGGTGGCTCCACGCTGAACGCCGCCAGCGCGAATCGCCAGGACTGGGAGACGTTCCGCATTGTCAAGAAGAGCGGGACCGGTGTGATCGCCAACGGCGACATCGTCGGCCTGCAGACGGTCACGACTGGCAATTGGGTGTCGGCGGAGAACGGCGGCGGCAGCACGGTGTTCGCGTATGGCGCCGCGCTCGGCTCGTGGGAGCAGTTGACGATCTCTGGCTTGTCTGGAGGCACGACGCCGCCTCCCGCCACGGGCTGTGACGCTCCCGGCCTCGTCTGGAAGACCGGCAACAAGACCAACTTCACGTCGTACCCGGATCCGGGCAGCGAGGAGTGCACCAAGTACAACGGCTGTACGTGGGCAGGGCAGTTCGCGGCGTGCTCGGGGAAGAAGTCGGAGGCGTGGGTGGCGGCGCACAACATCGTCGCGGTGTTCCCCAACATGAACGCGCTCAAGCTCCATGACCTCTGCTTGAAGTCCGGCACGAAGACCATCGTGGTCACCGTGCTCGACACGTGCGCCGACTCGGACTGCTCGGGTTGCTGCACCCAGAACAAGGGGAACGCCGACGCGCTGATCGACCTCGAGAGCTATACCAACGAGCGCTGGGGCGTCCCCGACGGCAGGATCCAATGGGCGGACCTCGGTCCGACGAAGGGGAGCGGCTGCAACTGATTCACACTCGGGTTGAAGTCGTGGGTCGCCGAGCAGCCAGCCCTGGTGCTCGGCGACCCACTCCGAGGTGCACCGCGGCGGCACCGCACATTGGTTTCAAAACCGAAAGAGATAGAAATGTCCAAGAATCCTACCCATCCAAAGGGGGCGGGCCGTGCTGGCGGGCTCTCCACCTTCGTGCTCATGGCCGCGGTTCTCCTGGTGTCGCTGCCCGCGTTCGCACAAACGAAGCTGGTCATCCCGGAGGCCAACATCAGCGCCAGCGCCAGTGACAGCAACCTGCCGATCCATGCGAACGACGGGTCGCTGAGCACGCGGTGGTCGGCCGATGCCACCACGGGCACCCAATGGCTCCAATACAATCTGGGAGGCTGCTACAAGATCGCGTTCGCCAATCTCGCCTGGTACAACGGCGATTCGCGCAAATACAATCTCGCGCTCAAGACGTCGGACAACGGCACCACCTGGTCCACCGTGTTCAGTGGAACCAACAGCGGCACGACGGCGGCACTCAAGCCCTATACCTTCGGCGACAGGCCCGCCAAATATGTGCGGCTGGAAAGCACGGGCAGCGACGTCAACAAATGGGTCAGCCTGTCGGAAATGGAGATCTGGACCCAGGGGACGGGCACCTGCTCCGGGCTCGATCGGACCCGCTCCCCGGGCGAGAACTTCGACCTGTCGGACTACCAACTGCAAACCTTGAACAGCTCGCTTCAAGTGAAGTTCGTCGATCCCATCAACACCTACACCGACAAGTATTTCTATACCGACCCATCGACCGGTGCGATGACCTTCTACGTGCCTTCCGGAGCGGGTTCGACCGCCAACTCCAAGTATCCGCGCTCGGAGCTGCGCGCGGACACCACCTGGCATATGGGTGGCACGCATACGCTGGCCGTGTCGATGAAGGTGCTGCAACAACCGGCCACCGGCCAGATCATCATCGGCCAGATTCATGGCGAACAAACCGGCGGCTCGGAGCTGCTGAAGCTGCGCTGGACCGACGGTGACATCCTGATGGGCGTGAAGAAGAACTTCGGCGACTCCGAGCAGAAGATCCTGATCAAGAGCGGCGTCGCACTCGGGGAGAACATCGACTACGTCATCAAGCTGGTCGATTCCACCGTCACGGTCACCGTCAATGGTACGTCGAAGTCGTTTACCTACAACCGTGCGTCATGGAGCGACGTCGATCTGTATTTCAAGCTCGGTGCCTACTCACAGGACGCCTCTTCGAACGGCACGTATGCCAAGGTCGCGGTGACGGCGCTGGACTGAGCCGAAAAGAAGAGGCCCCTCCACGAGTCCTCGCACCGCGCACTGCCTCTCCTCCTCACCCAGTCCTTCTCAGCGAGGGTGGCAAAGAACTGGAGCAGCACGAGCTGGAGAGACACGAGGAGGGAAGGAGAAGGGAGGAAAGCGGACCGAGAAATCCCCCCGACTCCACCGAGCGGCCGCCTCTCGACAAGGCCACGCCCCGGAGTTCCCCGTGACGAGGAGAATCTGGCTCAGGGAGGGCCTCAGCTCCAGTCGGAGTGGATGAAGCCGGCGTCGGGCCGGTCGCGGCGCTGGTAGGTGTGGGCGCCGAAGGCGTCGCGCTGGGCCTGGATGAGGTTCTGCGGCAGCTCCGGTGCTATACGCCAACCGGCCTGTTTCACGTCCCATGCTCCCGCTCCCACTTCTCGAGCCTCTCGACGATGGAGATGGGATGGATGGCGCGGTGGTGGATGTTCTCGTGGAAGACAGCGAGATGGTACTCCCCGGCAATCAAGATGAAGGCATGTGTCGGTGGCCCGAGCTGCTTCGTCAGCCAGTCCTCTGCTTCCTCATGAGAGACAAAGGAGGCCACAGTGGCAGGAGGCCCCTCCTCCATCAATTGCCGGATGAGCATCTCCAAGGTGAACTGTGGTCGGAGCCCCCGGCGGTTCAGCTCGCGGAAGTAGTAGAACTGATAGTATTCACCCGCGACCAACACCTGTCCTTGAGCCGGCGGCTCGGGCTGATTGTCGAGCCAGGCCTCCGCCTCCTCGCGCGTCCTGAAAGATGCCACGACGTGCGGCGGCCTGGCGGCGAGAGCATCGCGGCGAAACGCCTCGAACGCCGTGTGCTGGCCGGTCGAGGCGATGAAATTGAGTGCGTCGATGAGGACTGACGCCAGCTCCTTCTCCTCAGGTGAGTGGAGTTCCCCTCGGAGCCGAGCCATGAGCCCCGCCGCTTCACCCAGGAGCGTCTTGCTGGATGCCCCTCCCCCGGAGGACGAGGGGGAGGAGTCGGGGCTCCGGCGATAATCCTCGAAGCGGTAGTCCTGACCAAGCTCGGAGATGAACAACAAGGCATCTCTCGCCACCAGGAGCAGTTCTCTCTCCTCGGGAGAAGTCTGCTCCGTCAGATACCTTCCGAGGAGCCGTGGAGCCTCGAAGCTGAGCATCTCCCCTATCTTCATCGTGGACTCTCGGCGAAGAGCAAGACGGGAGCGAGCAGCACGAGGCCTCCACTACAGGCGGCAACATAGAAAGCCACCCCCGCGATGACGACAACAGCTCCGAGCGCAAGCTCATCCTGGTGGCGTTCGAGCCAATTGACCGCGGTGTCGATGGCCTCGAACTTCACAGGCTCACGGCCCGCTTCTCCCAGGCAGTTGGCGAGCTGCTTCATGCAAGCGGTCCTGCAGTAGCCCCATTTCCCAGTCCGCCAGGGACCGTACTGCTTGGTATCGTATATGTATTTGTCGACCTGATGGATTCTCGTGCTGGCCTGGCACTCCGGAATACAAATATCATACTGACGTTCGCATTCCGCCGCATCGAGTGAGACCTGGACGATGCGACTCTCGTCGGCCCGGACGCTCGCCACGTTCCGGTACTCAGTCAGGTCGAAGTACTTGGCGGGTTTCCAGGCATGGGTCGCCTGCCCGTCTGCTGTATTCTCGATGACCAGCACGTACCTGGGCAGGTCCTGCGGTCCGGATGGGCCCGCGACCATCGGTCGGGTGGCGCTACATGAGCCAAGGAGAAGACATAAGCTCAACGCCATGAGCTTTCGGACCATCGTTCTGATGCTCATATAGAAGTAACCGTGGAGGCGGCGGGAATCGAACCCTCCGCCGACGACGACGGGCCAGGCCACGCCCCGGAACTCCCCACGACGAGGAGCCTCCGAGGCACGGCGAAGCATCAGCTCCAGTCGGAGTGGATGAATCCGGCGTCGGGCCGGTCGCGGCGCTGGTAGGTGTGGGCGCCGAAGGCGTCGCGCTGGGCCTGGGTGAGGTTCTGCGGCAGCTCCGGGCTGCGGTAGCTGTCGAAGTAGGCGAGGCTCGCGCCGAGCACCGGCACGGGGATGCCCAGCCGCGTGGCCACTCCCACGGTGCGCCGCCACGCGGGTGCCATCTTCCCGAGCACCGGCGCCAGCCCGTCGGCCACCATCAGGTTCTTCAGCTCCGGCGTCTTCTCGAAGGCCTCGCGCAGGGGCGTGAGCAGCCGCGCGCGGATGATGCAGCCGGCCCGCCAGATGCGCGCCATCTCCGCGAGCGACACGTTCCACTTGTACTCCTGGCTCGCCGCCTGGATGAGGCGCAGGCCCTGCGCGTACGTGGCCACCCGCGCCGCGTACAGCGCGTCATGCGCCCACGCCGCCAGGTTCGCTTTCTCCTCCGCGCTGAGCGCCTCGCCCTGGGGCGCGGCCAGCACGCGGCCCGCCGCCACGCGCTCTTCCTTCAGCGAGGACAGATTGCGCGCGTCGAGCGCTCCGGCGATGGACGGCACGGACACGCCCAGGTCGAGCGCCACCTGCACCGTCCACTTGCCCGTGCCCTTCTGGCCCGCCTTGTCCAGCACCTGCTCCACCAGCGGCTTGCCCGTCTCCGCGTCCTGCTTGCGCAGCACCCGGATGGTCGTCTCCAGGAGGAAGGACTCGGCGATGCCCTGGTTCCACTGCTCGAAGAGCCCCGCGATCGCGTCCGCCGACAGCCCGAGCCCGCGGCGGAGCAGGTCATACGTCTCCGCGAGCAGCTGCATGTCCGCGTACTCGATGCCGTTGTGCACCATCTTCACGAAGTGGCCCGCTCCATCCGGGCCCACGTGGGTGACGCACACGCCCTCCTCGCTCCGGGCGGCGATGGCCTCGAGCACCGGACGCACCAGCGCGTACGCCTCGGCCGGGCCGCCCGGCATGAGGGAGGGCCCATGGCGCGCGCCCTCCTCGCCGCCGGACACGCCCACGCCGAGGAAGTGCAGCCCCTTCTGCTTCCACGCCGCCTCGCGCCGCCGGGTGTCCTGGAACCAGGAGTTGCCGCCGTCCAGGACGATGTCCCCCGGCGCGAGCAGCGGCGCCAGGCGCTCCATCACCGAGTCCACCGGCGCTCCGGCCGTCACCATCATCAGGATGCGGCGGGGGCGCTCCAGCGCGCCCACGAAGTCCTCCAGCGCGGCGTGGCCCTGGAGGCTCGGCGGCGCGCCCTTGTGGCGCAGGTCCTCGAAGCGCTTGGGCTCGATGTCCCACACGGCGACGCGGAAGCCCCGGTCCGCCACGTTGAGCGCGAGGCTCTGTCCCATCACCCCCATGCCCACCACGCCGAACTGCGCGAGGGGCTGTGTCGTCGTGCTCATGTGCTTGGCTCCGGTGTTCGTCGAGGGCTCGGGCGGCTGTCCCGCCGCGGCCTCATCCATCATCCACTGCGTCTGCTTCACCCGCGCCGCCGGCAGGTCCTCGCCCGCGCGGAAGCGGCGGACGATGTCCTGCTTGCCCGCGCCACTCACCAGCCCCAGCACCTTCCGGGCGGACTGGAGCACGGGCAGCGTCAGCGTCATGCGCCACGGGGGCGGCTTGGGGCCCACCACCGCGAGCACCCGCCGCTCCTTCTCCTCGAGCGCGGCGTGGCCGGGGAAGAGCGAGGCCGTGTGGCCATCCTCGCCCATGCCCAGCACCACCACGTCCAGCACCTCGGGCAGGAGCTTCTCGTAGTCGCGTGCCGCCTGCTCGCGGTCCTCGCGCTCGCCCGGCATCCGGAACACCTGATGGGGCTGGATGCCCAGGGGCTCGAGCAGCGTCTGCTTCGCCAGCAGGTAGTTGCTGTCCGGGCTGTCCGGCGGCACGAAGCGCTCGTCCACGAAGTAGAAGTCCACCAGCGCCCAGGGCACGTCCTGCTTCGCCAGCTCCCGGTACACCTGCCCCGTCGTGCTTCCACCGGACAGGGCGAGGCTGGCGCGCTGGCCTCCCGCGACGGCCTCGAGCAGGGCGCGGGAAATCCATTCCGCGCCCCGCCGGCCCAGCTCGTTCTTCTCCACCACCAGGGGCGTGGAGCTCATCCCTTCAGCTCCATCCAGCGCCGGCCATCCCGCGACAGCAAGTCCTTCGCGGCGTCCGGGCCCACGCCGCCGGGCGCGTAGGTGTGCATGGGGCCGCCCTTG is a genomic window containing:
- a CDS encoding pyridoxamine 5'-phosphate oxidase family protein, producing the protein METQTITTLAALEACIGKAIAAVNLKVIDHLDEGALRWLSAAPVMFAGFGEGSRLQVTLGGGAPGFAGGTAHELRLPLAVLDDATGARPGVGFGSLFLLPSTGETLRVNGRVAQVSGGELRVTVEECYGHCAKALLRSDFWAASPGVASPPDAAAFVSASRFMALATLDAQGRADLSPRGDPAGSMASVEAGRVWFADRPGNRRVDSFRNIVTQPRMAALLLIPGATHVVRLSGSARLTTDEAARARFTVQGKTPTLVAGVEDPSLELLESPALARARLWPVQARPEGVDVAKVLFTHVKLNGNKSLGARIASAALSIPGVTGLVQKGMEKDYKDNLY
- a CDS encoding fascin domain-containing protein, whose protein sequence is MFQKKYSRPSLRAASAILFLANACAPTSDAPEGQDVATETAPSALLASGVSFKTVLGGRYVGAQNNGGGAVIATATTAQDWEKFSIEDINGGSLESGDKIFIIAGSGQYFQAANGGGSTLNAASANRQDWETFRIVKKSGTGVIANGDIVGLQTVTTGNWVSAENGGGSTVFAYGAALGSWEQLTISGLSGGTTPPPATGCDAPGLVWKTGNKTNFTSYPDPGSEECTKYNGCTWAGQFAACSGKKSEAWVAAHNIVAVFPNMNALKLHDLCLKSGTKTIVVTVLDTCADSDCSGCCTQNKGNADALIDLESYTNERWGVPDGRIQWADLGPTKGSGCN
- a CDS encoding polysaccharide lyase, which translates into the protein MAEAAEIFHNTGTVSGWNSINREHKGSVTEVTNVTYSGPTAIKVTQIYDASYSGRYHSEVVKNNVYRRGDTGFYGFAFRLQPDWQFQPQSFNLAQFIADFSNTGCDDYMPSSMVWLSGNQLFTRVKQGSICNQKTVTFGNLATVTAGEWHKVVIQAKWASDGTGFYKLWFDGKKVLEQYNLNTTVSDDRYFQFRVGLYANGWHDNGYMQGSQGTRSIWFDEIGAGTTFADADPDQ
- the gndA gene encoding NADP-dependent phosphogluconate dehydrogenase, whose protein sequence is MSSTPLVVEKNELGRRGAEWISRALLEAVAGGQRASLALSGGSTTGQVYRELAKQDVPWALVDFYFVDERFVPPDSPDSNYLLAKQTLLEPLGIQPHQVFRMPGEREDREQAARDYEKLLPEVLDVVVLGMGEDGHTASLFPGHAALEEKERRVLAVVGPKPPPWRMTLTLPVLQSARKVLGLVSGAGKQDIVRRFRAGEDLPAARVKQTQWMMDEAAAGQPPEPSTNTGAKHMSTTTQPLAQFGVVGMGVMGQSLALNVADRGFRVAVWDIEPKRFEDLRHKGAPPSLQGHAALEDFVGALERPRRILMMVTAGAPVDSVMERLAPLLAPGDIVLDGGNSWFQDTRRREAAWKQKGLHFLGVGVSGGEEGARHGPSLMPGGPAEAYALVRPVLEAIAARSEEGVCVTHVGPDGAGHFVKMVHNGIEYADMQLLAETYDLLRRGLGLSADAIAGLFEQWNQGIAESFLLETTIRVLRKQDAETGKPLVEQVLDKAGQKGTGKWTVQVALDLGVSVPSIAGALDARNLSSLKEERVAAGRVLAAPQGEALSAEEKANLAAWAHDALYAARVATYAQGLRLIQAASQEYKWNVSLAEMARIWRAGCIIRARLLTPLREAFEKTPELKNLMVADGLAPVLGKMAPAWRRTVGVATRLGIPVPVLGASLAYFDSYRSPELPQNLTQAQRDAFGAHTYQRRDRPDAGFIHSDWS
- a CDS encoding polysaccharide lyase family 7 protein, with the protein product MSKNPTHPKGAGRAGGLSTFVLMAAVLLVSLPAFAQTKLVIPEANISASASDSNLPIHANDGSLSTRWSADATTGTQWLQYNLGGCYKIAFANLAWYNGDSRKYNLALKTSDNGTTWSTVFSGTNSGTTAALKPYTFGDRPAKYVRLESTGSDVNKWVSLSEMEIWTQGTGTCSGLDRTRSPGENFDLSDYQLQTLNSSLQVKFVDPINTYTDKYFYTDPSTGAMTFYVPSGAGSTANSKYPRSELRADTTWHMGGTHTLAVSMKVLQQPATGQIIIGQIHGEQTGGSELLKLRWTDGDILMGVKKNFGDSEQKILIKSGVALGENIDYVIKLVDSTVTVTVNGTSKSFTYNRASWSDVDLYFKLGAYSQDASSNGTYAKVAVTALD
- a CDS encoding AraC family transcriptional regulator; translated protein: MRLQAPLPPSADMDPDEVARPVLAVGLELVTGGLELDVHTHRKAQLFYMRRGELTCEASNALWLVPPQSALWIPGGTPHRLKGRAPLEGLSLFVEPEAIATLPRECCAVSVSPLLRELLSRAEELPPLYPLHGRESRLVTVLLDELAAARVEELRLPMPTDARLRRLAEWLLAHPGDGATLQQCAKRVGLGERTLNRLLVQDTGMSFGRWRQRLHIILALQWLTRGASVQSVAIDLGYESASSFVTMFRKALGTSPARYITRRLEFARADG